One window of the Halorussus sp. MSC15.2 genome contains the following:
- a CDS encoding MarR family transcriptional regulator has protein sequence MNIDTSDRRQLEQSSNVLLLAPLTPTGNRACLELLASTTPPEDANVAAVTYTPPPETWISDWKKYIERLPDELAFIHANTVETTGDYDESELPPDVSVARVDPNQPMDIIAPLSEQLTRWNGNGNQTLVSVQTLTILLEYVDFDTAFRYLHILTHRVQAADAIGFYQMDPDIHDEETINTLKTLFDAVVEVSDDGEEWSVTETYGDRTATSDHVQSHDTDVSVPDSESGLFASIRDSLTGVFSDASDSESAGTATGGSPNRSARGPRPGRPHSRGGSRASKTSPKRRC, from the coding sequence ATGAACATCGATACATCCGACAGGAGACAACTGGAGCAGTCGTCGAACGTTCTCCTGCTGGCACCGTTGACACCCACGGGCAACCGGGCGTGTCTCGAACTACTCGCCTCGACGACGCCGCCGGAGGACGCGAACGTCGCCGCAGTGACGTACACGCCGCCGCCAGAGACGTGGATTTCCGACTGGAAGAAGTACATCGAGCGTCTGCCCGACGAACTCGCGTTCATCCACGCCAACACGGTGGAGACGACCGGCGACTACGACGAGAGCGAACTCCCGCCGGACGTGTCGGTCGCACGGGTGGACCCCAACCAGCCGATGGACATCATCGCGCCGCTGAGCGAGCAGTTGACCCGGTGGAACGGGAACGGGAATCAGACGCTCGTCTCGGTCCAGACGCTGACCATCCTCTTGGAGTACGTCGATTTCGACACCGCGTTTCGGTATCTCCACATCCTCACCCACCGGGTACAGGCCGCCGACGCCATCGGGTTCTACCAGATGGACCCCGACATCCACGACGAGGAGACCATCAACACGCTGAAGACTCTGTTCGACGCCGTGGTCGAGGTGTCCGACGACGGCGAAGAGTGGTCGGTCACCGAGACCTACGGCGACCGAACCGCGACCAGCGACCACGTCCAGTCCCACGACACGGACGTCTCCGTGCCGGACTCCGAGAGCGGCCTATTCGCCTCGATTCGCGACTCGCTGACGGGCGTGTTCTCCGACGCGAGCGACTCGGAGTCGGCCGGCACCGCGACGGGCGGGTCGCCGAACAGGTCGGCGAGGGGACCTCGGCCGGGTCGGCCGCACAGTCGGGGCGGGAGTCGGGCGTCGAAGACCTCCCCGAAGAGGCGATGCTGA
- a CDS encoding MarR family transcriptional regulator — MLTDEDRIRELLTTYGGRMKQADVTEETDWSKSTVSRKLSKMEEKGLITRVQVGRGNLVFLSGYEPETAKSPFEQETD, encoded by the coding sequence ATGCTGACCGACGAGGACCGAATCCGGGAACTGCTCACGACGTACGGGGGCCGGATGAAACAGGCCGACGTGACCGAGGAGACCGACTGGTCGAAATCGACGGTCAGTCGCAAACTTTCGAAGATGGAGGAGAAGGGCCTCATCACTCGCGTCCAAGTCGGCAGGGGGAACCTCGTCTTCCTGAGCGGGTACGAACCCGAGACGGCGAAATCACCTTTCGAACAGGAGACGGACTGA
- a CDS encoding response regulator transcription factor — MPKDATVLIVDDEKPITDAYAQWLEDDYQVRTAYSGSEALEKLDDEVDVVLLDRRMPDLSGEDVLNEIHEQGLTCRVALVSAVEPDFDILELGFDAYLEKPVSEAEELLETVETLIRRSTYDVQMQRFLSLANKKAALETKKSPEELDANEEYEKLTQELADLRAQLSDTATTLDDDDLRAEFYESEQ; from the coding sequence ATGCCAAAAGATGCTACAGTGCTGATAGTCGACGACGAGAAGCCGATAACGGACGCCTACGCCCAATGGCTGGAAGACGACTACCAAGTTCGGACGGCCTACAGCGGGTCCGAGGCCCTCGAAAAACTCGACGACGAGGTCGACGTCGTCCTACTGGACCGACGGATGCCGGACCTCTCGGGCGAGGACGTACTGAACGAGATACACGAGCAGGGACTCACCTGTCGAGTCGCGCTCGTGTCGGCGGTCGAACCCGACTTCGACATCCTCGAACTCGGCTTCGACGCCTACCTCGAAAAGCCGGTCTCGGAGGCCGAGGAGTTGCTCGAAACCGTCGAGACCCTCATCCGACGCTCGACCTACGACGTCCAGATGCAGCGGTTCCTCTCGCTGGCGAACAAGAAGGCCGCGCTAGAGACCAAGAAGAGTCCGGAGGAACTCGACGCCAACGAGGAGTACGAGAAACTCACGCAGGAACTGGCCGACCTCCGCGCGCAACTCTCGGACACCGCGACGACGCTCGACGACGACGACCTGCGCGCGGAGTTCTACGAGAGCGAGCAGTGA
- a CDS encoding DNA-directed RNA polymerase subunit epsilon, whose amino-acid sequence MTEGWTDQQLPTWQSDAVGDDREVERPFSQRPGDGAVGRADLQRDQTVRKWGPVTPSATQIGRAESPEADLSENVRRLHEERHSAMAGHSARMHRLDKLRIAHALCNDLSLTPWQRDRVVGIMSDLDLTAFGSQRAIPKVALVVIRHVVDREREHYLGLHDQEWIRGLSPDRLNDLYDQFRSITDEEEFSALVAKHGLDVTSLNRLRRTLKDQLDEQDLEAAVYGRNPYRDPNLPSLDARRADEAHEK is encoded by the coding sequence ATGACCGAGGGGTGGACCGACCAGCAGTTGCCGACGTGGCAGTCGGACGCTGTCGGCGACGACCGCGAGGTGGAGCGACCGTTCAGCCAGCGACCCGGCGACGGCGCTGTCGGCCGGGCGGACCTCCAGCGCGACCAGACGGTCCGCAAGTGGGGACCCGTCACGCCGAGCGCGACTCAAATCGGCCGCGCGGAGTCGCCGGAGGCAGACCTCTCCGAGAACGTGCGCCGACTCCACGAGGAACGCCACTCCGCGATGGCCGGACACAGCGCGCGGATGCACCGCCTCGACAAACTCCGCATCGCCCACGCGCTCTGCAACGACCTGTCGTTGACCCCGTGGCAGCGCGACCGGGTGGTCGGCATCATGTCGGACCTCGACCTCACGGCGTTCGGGAGCCAGCGCGCGATTCCGAAGGTCGCGCTGGTCGTCATCCGCCACGTCGTGGACCGCGAGCGCGAACACTACCTCGGTCTCCACGACCAAGAGTGGATTCGAGGGCTGTCGCCCGACCGACTGAACGACCTCTACGACCAGTTCCGGTCGATTACCGACGAGGAGGAGTTCTCGGCGCTCGTCGCGAAACACGGACTGGACGTGACCAGCCTCAACCGACTCCGGCGCACGCTCAAGGACCAACTCGACGAACAGGACCTCGAAGCGGCAGTGTACGGTCGGAAC